One stretch of Clavibacter californiensis DNA includes these proteins:
- a CDS encoding VOC family protein, translating to MTGVGGSAVPTLLDHVVIAGPDLAALVAWFAGRTGVEAEPGGVHPTGTANALVAFTVDGVRGPRYLELIGPDPARVDRAVPTRFGIAELTRPRVVTYAVHPAGIAEVAARARDAGEDPGPVADLSRRTPGGALLEWRLTHPRGARPDVPFLIDWGSTPNPGTTIGPAVELLAFTQTAVDPAPTEAARAALDLPAGSLADLEAGPRDGYALRVRAADGTPVDL from the coding sequence GTGACCGGGGTCGGCGGGTCCGCCGTCCCGACGCTCCTCGACCACGTCGTCATCGCGGGGCCGGACCTCGCGGCGCTCGTCGCGTGGTTCGCCGGTCGCACGGGCGTCGAGGCCGAGCCCGGTGGCGTCCACCCCACCGGCACGGCGAACGCGCTCGTCGCGTTCACGGTCGACGGCGTGCGCGGCCCGCGGTACCTCGAGCTCATCGGGCCGGATCCGGCGCGCGTCGACCGCGCCGTGCCGACGCGCTTCGGCATCGCCGAGCTGACCCGCCCGCGCGTCGTCACGTACGCGGTCCACCCGGCCGGCATCGCGGAGGTCGCGGCTCGGGCGCGCGACGCCGGCGAGGACCCGGGCCCGGTCGCCGACCTGTCCCGCCGCACACCCGGCGGCGCGCTCCTCGAGTGGCGGCTCACGCACCCGCGCGGCGCCCGGCCCGACGTGCCGTTCCTCATCGACTGGGGATCCACGCCGAACCCGGGCACCACGATCGGCCCGGCCGTCGAGCTGCTCGCCTTCACGCAGACCGCCGTGGATCCGGCGCCCACGGAGGCCGCGCGCGCCGCGCTCGACCTGCCGGCGGGATCCCTCGCGGACCTCGAGGCCGGTCCGCGCGACGGCTACGCGCTGCGCGTGCGCGCGGCGGACGGGACGCCCGTCGACCTCTGA
- a CDS encoding alkylhydroperoxidase domain protein — protein sequence MTAADPVTDPVDLGRPDAFTQEGLGWVPWLAPVDEADLDDVQRAALVEPARARMPYFRLLARDPAALEARTLTDLDIFHNPDGGIGRAERELAAAATSRANGCVFCASVHAAAATRFSGRGDDVQRLLDQGTGAPLADERWDAVVAASVALAATPLAFGSADVARLRAAGLDDAAVVDVINGAAFFNWANRLMLSLGEPEVPASRRGAGA from the coding sequence ATGACCGCCGCCGATCCCGTCACCGACCCCGTCGACCTCGGGCGGCCCGACGCCTTCACGCAGGAGGGCCTCGGCTGGGTGCCGTGGCTCGCGCCCGTCGACGAGGCCGACCTCGACGACGTGCAGCGCGCCGCCCTCGTGGAGCCCGCCCGCGCGCGCATGCCGTACTTCCGGCTGCTGGCCCGGGATCCCGCCGCGCTCGAGGCCCGCACGCTCACCGACCTCGACATCTTCCACAACCCGGACGGCGGGATCGGCCGGGCCGAGCGCGAGCTCGCCGCGGCCGCGACCTCCCGCGCCAACGGCTGCGTCTTCTGCGCGTCCGTGCACGCGGCCGCCGCCACGCGCTTCTCCGGCCGCGGCGACGACGTGCAGCGCCTCCTCGACCAGGGCACGGGCGCGCCGCTCGCCGACGAGCGGTGGGACGCCGTGGTCGCCGCCTCGGTGGCCCTCGCCGCGACGCCGCTCGCGTTCGGATCCGCCGACGTCGCCCGTCTCCGCGCGGCCGGCCTCGACGACGCGGCCGTGGTCGACGTGATCAACGGCGCCGCGTTCTTCAACTGGGCGAACCGGCTGATGCTGTCCCTCGGCGAACCCGAGGTGCCCGCCTCCCGGCGCGGAGCGGGCGCGTGA
- a CDS encoding CMD domain protein, with protein sequence MTHPADVVDLLAGLAPDHPLSRIRDLRPDARANAQRSFEALLEPADPGAFSYAERYAVAAFVARLHGSDRAAAFYADLLGDADASLAPVVDRAARDGATAGPTGAYREPGLAAESVATDPWTPDAATRDAVGPRLAAALAHAHLLVIRPRESSPDALRALGAAGWTPDEIVSLSQLIAFLAFQLRVAWGLAVLAAEPVAAPADPARTASTPDPAGAAR encoded by the coding sequence ATGACCCACCCCGCCGACGTCGTCGACCTCCTGGCCGGCCTCGCCCCCGACCACCCCCTGAGCCGGATCCGCGACCTCCGTCCCGACGCCCGCGCGAACGCCCAGCGCAGCTTCGAGGCGCTGCTCGAGCCCGCGGATCCGGGCGCGTTCTCGTACGCCGAGCGGTACGCGGTCGCGGCCTTCGTGGCGCGGCTGCACGGATCCGACCGCGCCGCCGCCTTCTACGCCGACCTCCTCGGCGACGCCGACGCGTCGCTCGCGCCGGTCGTCGACCGGGCCGCGCGCGACGGCGCCACCGCGGGACCGACCGGCGCGTACCGCGAGCCGGGCCTCGCCGCCGAGAGCGTCGCGACGGATCCGTGGACCCCGGACGCCGCCACGCGCGACGCCGTCGGCCCCCGCCTCGCCGCCGCCCTCGCCCACGCGCACCTGCTGGTGATCCGGCCGCGCGAGTCGAGCCCGGACGCCCTGCGCGCGCTCGGCGCCGCCGGGTGGACGCCCGACGAGATCGTGAGCCTCTCGCAGCTGATCGCGTTCCTCGCGTTCCAGCTGCGGGTCGCGTGGGGGCTGGCCGTCCTGGCCGCGGAGCCCGTCGCCGCGCCCGCGGATCCCGCCCGCACCGCATCCACCCCCGACCCGGCAGGAGCCGCCCGATGA
- a CDS encoding putative FMN-dependent luciferase-like monooxygenase, whose amino-acid sequence MTGARLGFFGRVLDAGTPAERYEAALEQIQHAERHGFAAVWLAQHHFGEEGGGLPSPFVFLAAAAARTTRIGLGTAVLTLPLEDPLRAAEDASVLDLLSGGRVQLGVASGGTPASFPAFGHDSGDRHALFQDHLQVLLDALEGRGVRGTGSRIYPPADGLAARIWQGTFSVQGGARIGSRGDGLMLSRTQPRPDTAPDAPLHELQLPIIDAYREALPAGAPERVLASRTALVVDPGEVAAARALAEPALRRFARTIVGDAADALDLDAVLRVTDTHLGTVDQVADGLAADRTLDAATDVSFQVHSIPATHALTLRSLELLGAEVAPRLGLATGAAAADALRAAHLPASTPNPAGGAA is encoded by the coding sequence ATGACCGGCGCCCGGCTCGGCTTCTTCGGCCGCGTGCTCGACGCCGGCACGCCCGCGGAGCGCTACGAGGCGGCCCTGGAGCAGATCCAGCACGCCGAACGGCACGGCTTCGCGGCCGTGTGGCTCGCGCAGCACCACTTCGGCGAGGAGGGCGGCGGGCTGCCGTCGCCGTTCGTGTTCCTCGCGGCGGCCGCGGCCCGCACCACCCGCATCGGGCTGGGCACGGCCGTGCTCACGCTGCCGCTCGAGGATCCGCTGCGCGCCGCCGAGGACGCCTCCGTGCTCGACCTCCTCAGCGGCGGGCGCGTGCAGCTCGGGGTCGCGTCCGGCGGCACGCCCGCGTCGTTCCCGGCGTTCGGGCACGACTCCGGCGACCGCCACGCGCTGTTCCAGGACCACCTGCAGGTGCTGCTCGACGCGCTCGAGGGCCGCGGGGTGCGCGGCACGGGGTCGCGCATCTACCCGCCCGCCGACGGGCTCGCGGCGCGCATCTGGCAAGGCACGTTCTCCGTCCAGGGCGGCGCGCGCATCGGATCCCGCGGCGACGGCCTCATGCTCTCCCGCACCCAGCCGCGCCCCGACACCGCGCCCGACGCGCCGCTGCACGAGCTGCAGCTTCCCATCATCGACGCGTACCGGGAGGCGCTGCCGGCCGGCGCTCCCGAGCGGGTGCTCGCGTCGCGGACGGCGCTCGTGGTGGATCCCGGCGAGGTCGCCGCGGCCCGCGCCCTCGCCGAGCCCGCCCTCCGGCGCTTCGCCCGGACGATCGTGGGCGACGCGGCGGACGCGCTCGACCTCGACGCCGTGCTGCGCGTGACCGACACGCACCTCGGCACGGTCGACCAGGTCGCCGACGGCCTCGCCGCCGACCGCACCCTCGACGCCGCGACCGACGTCTCGTTCCAGGTGCACTCCATCCCCGCCACGCACGCGCTCACGCTGCGGAGCCTCGAGCTGCTGGGCGCGGAGGTCGCGCCCCGCCTCGGGCTCGCGACCGGGGCCGCCGCGGCCGACGCGCTGCGCGCCGCCCACCTGCCCGCATCCACCCCGAACCCCGCTGGAGGAGCCGCATGA
- a CDS encoding dipeptide ABC transporter ATP-binding protein, which translates to MTDPTSPLLAVRDLRVDYRTAAGTRTAVDGVSFEVAAGRVTALVGESGSGKSSIAQAVVGLLAQNGTIAGGAVALRGTELVGIGESRLRGIRGRRIGLVPQDPGSSLDPVGTIGQSVAEGLRIHGSRDRRRNRARVLDLLERVGIDDPETRARQYPHELSGGMRQRVLIAAAIALEPELIIADEPTSALDVTVQRRVLDLLDRLRAETGVGVLMITHDLAVAAERADDVVVLQRGRVQEQGPAARVLAAPATPYTRALLADAPSFRQVVERRPAVVERDAPPLVEVAGLRRVFRRRGSAPLVAVDGVSFAVPRGTTHAIVGESGSGKTTTGRAIAGFDRPTAGTVRIGGVDVTALRGRALRESRRTVQLVHQNPFGSLDPRQTVAQIVREPLLNLRDGGDAASRREAVAEHLRLVDLPPETADRHPRELSGGQRQRVAIARALILRPELVVLDEAVSALDVTVQAQVLRLLARLQSELGLTYVFISHDLAVVRQIADTVSVLRRGRQVEGGRVDDVFHDPQHEYTQELIRAIPGTARPAPADEGARA; encoded by the coding sequence ATGACCGATCCCACGTCCCCGCTCCTCGCCGTGCGCGACCTCCGGGTCGACTACCGCACGGCGGCGGGCACGCGCACGGCCGTCGACGGCGTCTCCTTCGAGGTCGCCGCGGGTCGCGTGACCGCGCTCGTGGGCGAGTCCGGATCCGGCAAGTCGTCCATCGCGCAGGCCGTCGTCGGCCTGCTCGCGCAGAACGGGACCATCGCGGGCGGCGCCGTCGCGCTCCGCGGCACGGAGCTCGTGGGCATCGGGGAGTCCCGGCTCCGCGGCATCCGCGGGCGCCGCATCGGGCTCGTGCCGCAGGATCCGGGCAGCTCGCTCGACCCCGTCGGCACCATCGGGCAGAGCGTCGCCGAGGGCTTGCGCATCCACGGCTCCCGCGACCGCCGGCGGAACCGCGCCCGCGTGCTCGACCTCCTCGAGCGCGTCGGCATCGACGACCCCGAGACCCGCGCCCGGCAGTACCCGCACGAGCTCTCCGGCGGCATGCGCCAGCGCGTGCTCATCGCCGCGGCGATCGCGCTGGAGCCCGAGCTGATCATCGCCGACGAGCCCACCAGCGCCCTCGACGTGACCGTGCAGCGGCGCGTGCTCGACCTGCTCGACCGCCTCCGCGCGGAGACCGGGGTGGGCGTGCTGATGATCACGCACGACCTCGCGGTCGCGGCCGAGCGCGCCGACGACGTGGTCGTGCTGCAGCGCGGCCGCGTGCAGGAGCAGGGACCCGCCGCCCGCGTGCTCGCCGCGCCCGCCACGCCGTACACGCGGGCGCTCCTCGCGGACGCGCCGTCGTTCCGCCAGGTCGTGGAACGACGGCCCGCGGTCGTCGAACGGGACGCGCCGCCGCTCGTGGAGGTCGCGGGGCTCCGGCGCGTGTTCCGCCGCCGCGGATCCGCGCCGCTCGTGGCCGTCGACGGCGTCTCCTTCGCGGTGCCGCGCGGCACGACGCACGCGATCGTGGGGGAGTCGGGCTCCGGCAAGACCACCACCGGGCGCGCCATCGCGGGCTTCGACCGGCCGACCGCCGGCACCGTCCGCATCGGCGGCGTCGACGTCACGGCTCTCCGCGGTCGGGCGCTGCGGGAGTCGCGGCGCACCGTGCAGCTCGTGCACCAGAACCCGTTCGGGTCGCTGGATCCGCGGCAGACCGTCGCGCAGATCGTCCGCGAGCCGCTGCTCAACTTGCGCGACGGCGGCGACGCCGCGTCGCGCCGGGAGGCCGTCGCCGAGCACCTGCGGCTCGTCGACCTCCCGCCCGAGACCGCCGACCGGCACCCGCGCGAGCTCTCCGGCGGACAGCGGCAGCGCGTCGCCATCGCCCGCGCGCTCATCCTCCGGCCCGAGCTGGTGGTGCTCGACGAGGCCGTCTCGGCGCTCGACGTGACCGTGCAGGCGCAGGTGCTGCGGCTGCTCGCGCGCCTGCAGTCCGAGCTCGGGCTCACGTACGTGTTCATCTCGCACGACCTCGCGGTCGTGCGGCAGATCGCCGACACGGTCTCCGTGCTGCGGCGCGGCCGGCAGGTCGAGGGAGGACGGGTGGACGACGTGTTCCACGACCCGCAGCACGAGTACACGCAGGAGCTGATCCGGGCGATCCCCGGCACCGCCCGCCCGGCCCCCGCGGACGAGGGGGCGCGCGCATGA
- a CDS encoding ABC transporter permease, whose product MSATTLATLDAPRARPTSRARLAWGLVVPVLVVLVMLLWALVPGLFASGSPTASVAPSLQAPSAAHWFGTDSTGRDLYTRVVFGASQSVVGAVVAVLVGLVVGTLLGVVAGAVGGIVDDVLMRLVDVLLAIPGLLLSLSIVILLGFGTTNAAIAVGVTSIAVFARLSRAEVVRVRVSEYVEAAYGSGGTLAQVLRRHVLPNSLTPVIALAALQFGSAILQISTLGFLGYGAPPPTPEWGLLVAEGRDYVATAWWLTVLPGAVVVAVVLATNRISQSIRGGQLA is encoded by the coding sequence ATGAGCGCCACCACGCTCGCCACCCTCGACGCGCCCCGCGCGCGTCCCACCAGCCGGGCCCGCCTCGCGTGGGGGCTCGTCGTCCCCGTGCTCGTCGTGCTCGTGATGCTGCTGTGGGCGCTCGTCCCCGGCCTCTTCGCCTCCGGCAGCCCGACCGCGTCCGTCGCGCCGTCCCTGCAGGCGCCGAGCGCCGCGCACTGGTTCGGCACCGACTCCACCGGCCGCGACCTCTACACGCGCGTCGTGTTCGGGGCGTCGCAGTCCGTGGTGGGCGCGGTCGTCGCGGTGCTCGTCGGCCTCGTGGTCGGGACGCTGCTCGGCGTCGTCGCGGGGGCGGTCGGCGGCATCGTCGACGACGTCCTCATGCGGCTCGTCGACGTGCTGCTCGCGATCCCCGGGCTGCTGCTCTCCCTCAGCATCGTGATCCTGCTGGGCTTCGGCACCACGAACGCCGCGATCGCGGTGGGCGTCACCTCGATCGCCGTGTTCGCCCGGCTCTCCCGCGCGGAGGTCGTGCGGGTGCGCGTGAGCGAGTACGTGGAGGCGGCGTACGGATCCGGCGGCACGCTCGCGCAGGTGCTCCGCCGGCACGTGCTGCCCAACTCCCTCACGCCCGTGATCGCGCTCGCGGCGCTCCAGTTCGGGTCCGCGATCCTGCAGATCTCCACCCTCGGCTTCCTCGGCTACGGCGCCCCGCCGCCCACGCCCGAGTGGGGCCTCCTCGTCGCCGAGGGCCGCGACTACGTGGCCACCGCGTGGTGGCTCACCGTGCTGCCGGGCGCTGTGGTGGTCGCCGTCGTGCTCGCCACCAACCGCATCAGCCAGTCCATCCGAGGAGGGCAGCTCGCATGA
- a CDS encoding ABC transporter permease has product MSYVLRRAGQAVVVLVLAYVVAYVLLAALPGDAVLARYGSPELGLSPDQLAAIRESYGADRPLIVRLGESAAAFAQGQLGYSVQSGAAVSTLLATAIPSTLVLAVLGLLVAVVLAVPIAFLATYGGARWIRRVFRDLPPLLVSLPVFWVGIILIQVLSFRLGLVPLIGASPGEALILPVLTIAVPIAAPLAQVLIRSIDDVSAMPFVQVVRSRGAGTPWLLLHGVGRNALLPTLTMAGLLFGELVGGAVVTEAVFGRAGVGQLTVQAVASRDSPVLLAVVVLSTVAYVVINLVVDLLYPVLDARLRRGGAR; this is encoded by the coding sequence ATGAGCTACGTCCTCCGCCGTGCCGGCCAGGCCGTCGTCGTGCTCGTGCTCGCCTACGTCGTCGCCTACGTGCTGCTCGCGGCGCTCCCCGGCGACGCGGTGCTCGCCCGCTACGGCAGCCCCGAGCTCGGCCTCTCGCCGGACCAGCTCGCCGCGATCCGCGAGTCGTACGGGGCCGATCGGCCGCTGATCGTGCGGCTCGGCGAGTCCGCCGCCGCGTTCGCGCAGGGGCAGCTCGGGTACTCGGTGCAGAGCGGCGCGGCCGTGTCGACGCTGCTCGCCACGGCGATCCCGTCGACGCTCGTGCTCGCGGTGCTCGGCCTCCTGGTCGCCGTGGTGCTGGCCGTGCCGATCGCGTTCCTCGCGACCTACGGCGGCGCCCGCTGGATCCGCCGCGTCTTCCGCGACCTGCCGCCGCTGCTCGTCTCGCTGCCCGTCTTCTGGGTCGGGATCATCCTCATCCAGGTGCTGTCGTTCCGCCTGGGGCTCGTGCCGCTGATCGGCGCGAGCCCCGGCGAGGCGCTGATCCTCCCGGTGCTCACCATCGCGGTGCCGATCGCGGCGCCGCTCGCGCAGGTGCTCATCCGCAGCATCGACGACGTCTCCGCGATGCCGTTCGTGCAGGTGGTGCGCTCCCGCGGCGCCGGCACGCCCTGGCTGCTCCTCCACGGGGTCGGCCGGAACGCGCTTCTGCCGACGCTCACCATGGCCGGGCTCCTGTTCGGCGAGCTCGTCGGCGGGGCCGTCGTCACCGAGGCCGTGTTCGGCCGCGCGGGCGTCGGCCAGCTGACCGTGCAGGCCGTCGCCAGCCGCGACAGCCCGGTGCTGCTCGCCGTCGTCGTGCTCTCCACCGTCGCCTATGTCGTCATCAACCTCGTGGTCGACCTCCTCTATCCGGTCCTCGACGCGCGACTGCGCAGAGGAGGTGCGCGATGA
- a CDS encoding TIGR04028 family ABC transporter substrate-binding protein translates to MPRPPRPVIALTALVAATGLMAGCSAGGGGEQGASGEPKAGGTLTYLEPQTWTTLYPPAAGFYPNGAVVNNITDRLLWQDPETLELEPWIAAALPEVNADATEYTFDIRTDVTYSDGTPLTAENVVANFDLYGKGDVDRALTVSEAINNYDRGEVVDADTVKFHFTAPAPGFAQATSTINSGLVSDSTLAKADDGFGPGQAKTVIGSGPFVVGDEAVGTQISLTAREDYDWAPPEAERQGRALVDGVDLIVAAEDSVRVGTVVSGQADVARQIEAPDEAQFRTGDLQLVAAATNGVDNGLNLRFRTPQLEDVRVRQAIIAGVDRQAILDTLFSDSYPLATGVLAKSALGYVDTSASYEHDADKAAALLDEAGWTLGSGGVRQKDGQDLELVFNEALPQPRSKEVVTLIQSQLAELGVKVELFSGDQAAQTKASQDPDALEVYHSMVGRADYDVLKSQYFSTNRNVLLNRDPSDGSIADPELDALLTAIASAPTTEGRQAASAAAQQHIADQAYVLPLFEEPQVYGLRGDVQGFATESVGRPTFAGVWLDR, encoded by the coding sequence ATGCCTCGTCCTCCCCGCCCCGTCATCGCCCTCACCGCCCTCGTCGCGGCGACCGGTCTGATGGCCGGGTGCTCGGCGGGCGGCGGAGGGGAACAGGGCGCGAGCGGCGAACCGAAGGCCGGCGGCACGCTCACCTACCTCGAGCCGCAGACCTGGACGACGCTCTACCCGCCGGCCGCCGGCTTCTACCCGAACGGCGCCGTCGTCAACAACATCACGGACCGGCTGCTCTGGCAGGACCCGGAGACGCTCGAGCTCGAGCCGTGGATCGCGGCGGCGCTGCCCGAGGTCAATGCCGACGCGACCGAGTACACCTTCGACATCCGCACCGACGTCACCTACTCCGACGGCACGCCGCTCACCGCGGAGAACGTCGTCGCGAACTTCGACCTCTACGGCAAGGGCGACGTCGACCGCGCGCTCACCGTCAGCGAGGCGATCAACAACTACGACCGCGGCGAGGTCGTCGACGCGGACACGGTGAAGTTTCACTTCACGGCACCGGCGCCGGGCTTCGCGCAGGCCACCTCGACCATCAACTCGGGGCTCGTCTCCGACTCCACGCTCGCGAAGGCGGACGACGGCTTCGGGCCCGGCCAGGCGAAGACGGTCATCGGCAGCGGCCCCTTCGTGGTCGGCGACGAGGCCGTCGGCACGCAGATCTCCCTCACAGCCCGCGAGGACTACGACTGGGCGCCGCCCGAGGCCGAGCGCCAGGGCCGCGCGCTCGTCGACGGGGTCGACCTCATCGTCGCCGCCGAGGACAGCGTGCGCGTCGGCACCGTCGTCTCCGGGCAGGCCGACGTCGCCCGGCAGATCGAGGCGCCCGACGAGGCGCAGTTCCGCACCGGCGACCTGCAGCTCGTCGCCGCGGCGACCAACGGAGTCGACAACGGCCTCAACCTCCGCTTCCGCACCCCGCAGCTCGAGGACGTGCGGGTGCGGCAGGCGATCATCGCGGGCGTCGACCGCCAGGCGATCCTCGACACCCTCTTCAGCGACAGCTACCCGCTCGCGACGGGCGTGCTCGCGAAGAGCGCGCTCGGCTACGTCGACACCTCCGCCTCCTACGAGCACGACGCCGACAAGGCCGCCGCCCTCCTCGACGAGGCCGGCTGGACCCTCGGATCCGGCGGCGTGCGCCAGAAGGACGGGCAGGACCTGGAGCTCGTCTTCAACGAGGCGCTCCCGCAGCCGCGCTCCAAGGAGGTCGTGACCCTCATCCAGTCGCAGCTCGCGGAGCTCGGCGTGAAGGTCGAGCTGTTCTCGGGAGACCAGGCCGCGCAGACCAAGGCCTCGCAGGACCCGGACGCGCTCGAGGTCTACCACTCGATGGTCGGCCGCGCCGACTACGACGTGCTCAAGTCGCAGTACTTCTCGACCAACCGGAACGTGCTCCTCAACCGCGACCCGTCCGACGGCAGCATCGCCGACCCGGAGCTCGACGCGCTCCTCACGGCCATCGCGTCGGCCCCCACCACGGAGGGGCGCCAGGCCGCGTCCGCCGCGGCGCAGCAGCACATCGCCGACCAGGCCTACGTGCTGCCGCTGTTCGAGGAGCCGCAGGTCTACGGCCTCCGCGGCGACGTGCAGGGCTTCGCCACCGAGTCGGTCGGCCGACCGACCTTCGCGGGCGTCTGGCTGGACCGCTGA
- a CDS encoding GNAT family N-acetyltransferase yields the protein MTAHPTVRPAVPDDADGIAEVHIRTWQETYAHLLPASYLDGLDVVTRAQQWRGTLTSASTAPPFVALDTDRIVGFALAGPARDEDPPRPFQLYAINVIASAHGTGAGQALFDAAVGDSPAYLWAADDNPRAEAFYRRNGFARDGGVESQTFQGAEMVTVRMVR from the coding sequence ATGACCGCGCACCCCACCGTCCGTCCCGCCGTGCCCGACGACGCCGACGGGATCGCCGAGGTCCACATCCGCACCTGGCAGGAGACGTACGCGCACCTGCTGCCGGCCTCCTACCTCGACGGGCTCGACGTCGTGACGCGCGCGCAGCAGTGGCGCGGCACGCTGACCTCCGCGTCCACGGCGCCGCCGTTCGTCGCGCTCGACACCGATCGCATCGTCGGCTTCGCGCTCGCGGGACCCGCGCGCGACGAGGATCCGCCACGCCCCTTCCAGCTCTACGCGATCAACGTGATCGCCTCCGCCCATGGCACCGGCGCAGGCCAGGCCCTGTTCGACGCGGCCGTCGGCGACTCCCCCGCCTACCTCTGGGCCGCCGACGACAACCCGCGCGCGGAGGCGTTCTACCGCCGGAACGGGTTCGCGCGGGACGGCGGGGTGGAGTCGCAGACGTTCCAGGGAGCCGAGATGGTCACGGTGCGGATGGTGCGGTGA
- a CDS encoding PASTA domain-containing protein, which translates to MPSATDGMTVKSQSPVAGSRTDAGSTVTLTLLAPAPTPTPEPTVAPTVAPAPVQQPAAPAPAPVAPAPAPAPAAPAPEPAQQTGLIGPGTYCSPSQVGQVAQAANGRSYKCGGKGADRNGDFHWNTM; encoded by the coding sequence GTGCCGAGCGCCACCGACGGCATGACGGTGAAGTCGCAGAGCCCGGTCGCGGGATCGCGCACCGATGCCGGATCCACCGTGACGCTCACGCTGCTGGCGCCCGCCCCGACCCCGACGCCCGAGCCCACGGTCGCGCCGACGGTCGCGCCCGCGCCCGTCCAGCAGCCGGCTGCTCCCGCTCCGGCGCCCGTCGCTCCTGCTCCCGCCCCGGCTCCGGCCGCCCCGGCTCCCGAGCCGGCGCAGCAGACCGGGCTGATCGGCCCCGGGACATACTGCTCTCCGTCGCAGGTCGGGCAGGTGGCACAGGCTGCCAACGGCCGGAGCTACAAGTGCGGTGGCAAGGGCGCCGACCGCAACGGCGACTTCCACTGGAACACGATGTGA
- a CDS encoding DUF2510 domain-containing protein, protein MPDVPSAASAGWFPDGSGQLRYWDGSVWTHHVAPMVQPTATQAPASSAAATAAVAASQQVEAARNARAAEAAHHKAMRAAEAAQAKAVRAAEAEQQRAAKVAQREAAMQAKATEREAAAREKSARAAAATVAMPVPPRQAAVTAPVAPAAPASVITDTRPSRHPATTWVVASVVALAVLIITALGGFGGMFVSLGLVGIATALYPYATGHRSWIPVLTTRSRNGVAALGAAVLIVIGATVPVAASAPAPRQAEAISASASPTPSPTPTPTASPTPVVHIVEDVNAKTATDARALLREAGYVVQFVLESG, encoded by the coding sequence ATGCCCGACGTCCCCTCTGCCGCTTCTGCCGGCTGGTTCCCCGACGGATCCGGGCAGCTCCGCTACTGGGACGGATCTGTGTGGACGCACCACGTCGCGCCGATGGTGCAGCCCACCGCGACGCAGGCGCCGGCCTCGAGCGCAGCCGCGACGGCGGCCGTCGCCGCGTCGCAGCAGGTCGAGGCCGCGCGGAACGCGCGGGCCGCCGAGGCCGCGCACCACAAGGCGATGCGGGCCGCCGAGGCCGCGCAGGCGAAGGCCGTGCGTGCCGCGGAGGCCGAGCAGCAGCGCGCCGCGAAGGTCGCGCAGCGCGAGGCGGCCATGCAGGCGAAGGCGACGGAGCGTGAGGCGGCAGCTCGGGAGAAGAGCGCCCGCGCGGCTGCGGCGACCGTCGCGATGCCGGTACCCCCGCGACAGGCTGCCGTCACGGCGCCGGTCGCTCCTGCGGCTCCTGCCTCCGTGATCACCGACACCCGGCCGAGCCGCCACCCGGCGACCACGTGGGTCGTCGCGTCCGTCGTGGCGCTGGCCGTGCTGATCATCACTGCCCTCGGCGGCTTCGGCGGCATGTTCGTCTCGCTCGGCCTCGTCGGGATCGCCACTGCTCTCTACCCGTACGCCACGGGCCATCGCAGCTGGATCCCCGTCCTGACGACCCGTTCGCGCAACGGCGTCGCCGCCCTGGGCGCGGCCGTGCTCATCGTCATCGGGGCCACGGTACCGGTGGCGGCGTCCGCTCCCGCTCCGCGCCAGGCCGAGGCGATCTCCGCCAGCGCGAGCCCGACGCCGTCGCCCACCCCGACGCCCACCGCGTCGCCGACACCCGTGGTCCACATCGTCGAGGACGTCAACGCGAAGACCGCGACGGACGCCCGCGCGCTCCTGCGCGAGGCCGGCTACGTCGTCCAGTTCGTGCTCGAGTCGGGTTGA